The Anabaena sp. WA102 genome contains a region encoding:
- a CDS encoding M50 family metallopeptidase, with amino-acid sequence MREPSKNSKPLFTQETPTEVEQMGLTWLVAAAIVTAIMWQIPIGNYILYPFSILATWFHEMGHGLMALMLGGQFQKLEIFGNGSGVAHYTLSNTWGYLGIGLVAAAGPMGPPIAGASLILASGSWKTTSLSLKILGGFLLLSTLIWVRSWFGFVAIPLLGLMILGIALKTPLWVQGFAIQFLGVQACVSTYHQLDYLFSYTAGPLRLSDTGQMQRYLFLPYWFWGLLMAIASLIILVQSLRVVYSTNQQ; translated from the coding sequence ATGAGAGAACCCAGTAAAAATTCTAAACCTTTATTTACTCAAGAAACACCAACAGAAGTAGAACAAATGGGGCTAACCTGGTTAGTAGCAGCGGCTATAGTCACAGCAATTATGTGGCAAATACCCATAGGTAATTATATTTTGTACCCATTTTCTATCTTAGCTACTTGGTTTCATGAAATGGGTCACGGTTTGATGGCTTTGATGTTGGGGGGACAATTTCAAAAACTAGAAATTTTTGGTAACGGTTCTGGCGTAGCTCATTATACTTTAAGTAACACATGGGGATACCTTGGTATCGGCTTAGTAGCGGCTGCGGGGCCAATGGGTCCACCTATTGCCGGTGCCAGCTTAATTCTCGCTTCTGGGAGTTGGAAAACAACTTCTTTGAGTTTAAAAATTTTAGGTGGATTTTTACTGCTGTCTACATTAATTTGGGTGCGTTCTTGGTTTGGCTTTGTGGCTATTCCCCTGTTAGGTTTGATGATATTGGGAATTGCGTTAAAAACACCTCTTTGGGTACAAGGGTTTGCAATTCAATTTTTAGGTGTGCAGGCTTGTGTCAGTACCTATCACCAACTTGATTATTTATTTAGTTATACTGCAGGTCCATTAAGATTATCGGATACAGGACAAATGCAGAGGTATTTATTTTTACCTTATTGGTTTTGGGGGCTATTAATGGCGATCGCATCTCTCATCATTTTAGTCCAAAGTTTGCGCGTTGTCTATTCAACAAATCAGCAATAG
- the purT gene encoding formate-dependent phosphoribosylglycinamide formyltransferase, with protein sequence MIKKLKLPQKLMLLGSGELGKEFVIAAQRLGNYIIAVDRYADAPAMQVADCAEVISMLSADDLEAVVNKHQPDFIIPEIEAIRTEKLQEFEQRGITVIPTAAATNYTMNRDRIRELAHQELGIRTAKYGYAVTLEELITISEKIGFPNVVKPVMSSSGKGQSVVNDRSEVEKAWNYAISNSRGDSQKVIVEEFINFEIEITLLTIKQWDAPTIFCSPIGHRQERGDYQESWQPAAISEDKILASQEIAKKVTDALGGAGIFGVEFFITKDEVIFSELSPRPHDTGMVTLISQNLNEFELHLRAILGLPIPHIEQLGFSASAVILASEKSDSITFTGVAEALAEKDVDIKLFGKPTAHPYRRMGVALAKGGDIQEAREKAVKAASQVKIN encoded by the coding sequence ATGATTAAGAAGCTAAAACTACCCCAAAAATTAATGCTGCTTGGTTCAGGAGAACTGGGAAAAGAATTTGTCATTGCTGCTCAACGTCTAGGCAATTATATCATTGCTGTGGACAGATATGCCGATGCACCCGCCATGCAGGTAGCTGATTGTGCAGAAGTTATTTCTATGCTAAGTGCTGATGATTTAGAAGCGGTTGTCAATAAACATCAACCCGATTTTATTATTCCCGAAATTGAAGCAATTAGAACCGAAAAATTACAAGAATTTGAACAAAGAGGAATTACAGTTATTCCCACAGCAGCGGCGACTAATTACACCATGAACCGCGACAGAATTAGGGAATTAGCACATCAAGAATTAGGAATTAGAACTGCTAAATATGGTTATGCTGTCACTTTAGAAGAGCTAATTACTATTTCTGAAAAAATTGGTTTTCCCAATGTTGTCAAACCTGTGATGTCATCTTCTGGAAAAGGTCAATCTGTAGTTAATGATAGAAGTGAAGTAGAAAAAGCTTGGAATTATGCTATTTCTAATTCTCGTGGTGATAGCCAAAAGGTAATTGTTGAAGAATTTATTAATTTTGAAATTGAAATTACTTTACTAACTATTAAACAATGGGACGCACCGACAATTTTCTGTTCCCCCATTGGCCACCGTCAAGAAAGAGGTGATTATCAAGAATCTTGGCAACCCGCAGCTATTTCTGAAGATAAAATTTTAGCATCTCAAGAAATTGCTAAAAAAGTTACTGATGCTTTAGGTGGTGCGGGAATTTTTGGGGTTGAATTTTTCATTACTAAAGATGAAGTCATTTTTTCAGAACTGTCTCCCAGACCCCATGATACAGGGATGGTGACATTAATTTCTCAGAATTTGAATGAATTTGAATTACATCTGCGAGCTATTTTAGGTTTACCAATTCCCCATATTGAACAGTTAGGATTTTCTGCAAGTGCGGTAATTTTAGCTTCGGAAAAATCTGATTCTATTACTTTTACTGGTGTAGCTGAAGCTTTAGCTGAAAAAGATGTAGATATTAAGTTATTTGGTAAACCTACTGCTCATCCTTATCGTCGCATGGGTGTGGCTTTAGCAAAAGGTGGGGATATTCAAGAAGCTAGAGAAAAGGCAGTAAAGGCAGCTAGTCAGGTGAAAATAAATTAA
- a CDS encoding serine/threonine-protein kinase, giving the protein MIIWQPGQQINNGRFIIQGKPLGSGGFGTTYKALEPSTGKLYAIKTLNQQMQLREDFPEQQVKFINEALTIKGFDHRHILKVHEVIQAGELFGVVMEYIDGVTLFQHLRQNGQLAESEALLYIDQIGQALEYIHAKGSLHRDIKPANILLRQNKQEAVLIDFGLTRSIATKSMTNALTEGYAPIEQYRRKGSFGPHTDVYALAATLYYLLTADGLNKEGEVSPVPAQNRKYENEPLPAPKHYNSRISQRVNDAILQGMEIEPENRTPTVLKFRENLGLVVQPRRTPPPNPLPASEEGGLKSSCGMDYRKLRDYLAQGKWKEADDQTKRVMLAVAKREKEGWLDVESIDNFPCEDLRTIDQLWVKYSGGKFGFSVQKRIYQSFGGRREYNEEIWEKFGDNVGCRKGGYWLYSEDITFDKKAPEGHLPTGVCGELFAAWAWGNGIHLGEFLMVGRVLLSRRDL; this is encoded by the coding sequence ATGATTATTTGGCAACCAGGGCAGCAAATCAATAACGGTAGATTTATCATTCAGGGTAAACCCTTGGGTAGTGGTGGTTTTGGAACTACCTACAAAGCCTTAGAACCCAGCACGGGTAAATTATATGCCATTAAAACCCTCAATCAGCAAATGCAATTGCGAGAGGACTTTCCAGAACAGCAGGTTAAGTTTATTAACGAAGCCTTGACAATTAAAGGTTTTGATCATAGGCATATTCTCAAAGTCCATGAAGTCATTCAAGCAGGTGAGCTTTTTGGCGTGGTGATGGAATATATTGATGGAGTAACTTTATTTCAACATCTTCGACAAAACGGACAACTTGCCGAAAGCGAAGCACTATTATATATAGATCAAATTGGTCAGGCTTTAGAATATATTCACGCCAAAGGCAGTTTACACCGGGACATTAAACCTGCAAATATTCTTTTACGACAAAATAAACAAGAAGCGGTTTTAATTGATTTTGGTTTAACTCGCAGTATTGCTACTAAAAGCATGACAAATGCTTTAACAGAAGGTTATGCACCTATTGAACAATATCGTCGCAAAGGGAGTTTTGGACCCCATACCGATGTTTACGCTTTAGCTGCTACTTTATATTATCTGCTGACGGCTGATGGACTCAACAAAGAGGGGGAAGTTAGTCCAGTACCCGCGCAAAACCGGAAATATGAGAATGAACCTTTACCAGCGCCAAAACATTATAATTCTCGCATTAGTCAGAGGGTGAATGATGCTATTTTGCAGGGTATGGAAATAGAACCGGAAAACCGGACTCCGACGGTTTTGAAGTTTCGGGAAAATTTGGGTTTGGTTGTTCAACCGAGAAGAACCCCACCCCCTAACCCCCTCCCCGCAAGCGAGGAGGGGGGACTAAAATCATCCTGTGGAATGGACTACAGGAAACTGCGTGACTACCTCGCACAAGGGAAATGGAAGGAAGCAGACGACCAAACAAAACGGGTGATGTTAGCGGTTGCGAAACGGGAAAAGGAAGGTTGGTTAGATGTTGAAAGTATTGATAATTTTCCCTGTGAAGACCTCCGCACCATTGACCAGTTGTGGGTAAAATACAGTGGTGGTAAGTTTGGTTTTTCTGTGCAGAAACGAATTTATCAAAGTTTCGGTGGAAGGAGAGAATATAATGAGGAAATATGGGAGAAGTTCGGGGACAATGTAGGATGCAGAAAAGGAGGCTACTGGTTGTACTCCGAGGATATTACTTTTGACAAGAAAGCACCAGAAGGCCACCTCCCCACTGGGGTGTGTGGTGAATTATTTGCGGCGTGGGCGTGGGGGAATGGTATTCACTTGGGGGAGTTTTTGATGGTTGGACGTGTTCTTCTCTCGCGTCGAGACTTGTAA
- a CDS encoding type II toxin-antitoxin system RelE family toxin: protein MTNLNENINYTVVISIDAGEFFESASAILQRKLDRCFDRLKINPRNHPNIKSLKGELSGYYRYRVGDYRVIYEVNDDLKMVTVVFIAHRSKVYE from the coding sequence TTGACCAACTTAAACGAAAATATTAATTATACTGTTGTTATTAGTATTGATGCAGGGGAGTTTTTTGAATCTGCTTCTGCCATCTTACAACGGAAGTTAGACAGATGTTTTGATCGTTTAAAAATTAATCCTCGTAATCATCCTAATATAAAATCTCTCAAAGGTGAGTTATCAGGTTATTATCGTTATCGAGTAGGTGACTATAGAGTTATTTATGAAGTTAATGATGATTTAAAAATGGTAACAGTTGTTTTTATTGCCCATAGAAGTAAAGTTTATGAATAG